The proteins below come from a single Haladaptatus paucihalophilus DX253 genomic window:
- a CDS encoding cytochrome ubiquinol oxidase subunit I, whose translation MLDPTTASRLQFALTTIVHIVFPVVSMGLAPFLVYFTWKEVRTGEAIYEQLRRFWVRIFAVSFVVGTVTGLVLEFEFGTNFAAFAATTGELFGGPLAVEGMMAFFLEATFLGIFVFGRERVSDRLYLLSSILVGLGTWLSAVWILVANSWMQTPRGFEVVMRNGNPIVTLVDPIAAYANPRFPWMFVHMQNAAVLSVALLMAGIAAYHIRSARTDDDRFWRATLKIALVALIITAPLQVLHGDAYARHISVTQPQKFAAMEAVWDTATYVPEYIVAFPTSLNDILNPRAKDIFGIGIPGGASWLASGGDAQAEIVGLNEFEGSPPVAIVFWSFRLMVAMGFWFMLLAFWGGYRWRTGELFEDGLLHRAFVWTSLLGFFAVETGWVVTEVGRQPWVVQGVMKTSAGVSPGLSSTEATLTLLGFVAVYTALLVVYVYVIRRIIRGGAPKIERAQREAPGSEVAADD comes from the coding sequence ATGCTCGACCCAACAACCGCAAGCCGTCTCCAGTTCGCACTGACGACTATCGTACATATCGTGTTTCCAGTGGTGAGTATGGGTCTCGCGCCGTTCCTCGTCTATTTCACGTGGAAGGAGGTACGGACGGGTGAGGCCATTTACGAGCAGCTACGGCGGTTCTGGGTTCGGATATTCGCGGTCAGCTTCGTCGTCGGCACCGTCACCGGACTGGTGTTGGAGTTCGAGTTCGGGACGAACTTCGCGGCGTTCGCGGCGACGACGGGGGAACTGTTCGGGGGACCGCTGGCCGTCGAGGGGATGATGGCGTTCTTCCTCGAAGCGACGTTCCTCGGAATCTTCGTCTTCGGCCGCGAGCGGGTTTCTGACAGGTTGTATCTCCTCTCGTCTATTTTGGTCGGATTGGGAACGTGGCTTTCCGCGGTATGGATTCTGGTGGCGAACTCGTGGATGCAGACGCCGCGCGGGTTCGAGGTCGTCATGAGGAACGGCAATCCCATCGTCACCCTCGTGGACCCCATCGCCGCCTACGCCAACCCGCGGTTCCCGTGGATGTTCGTGCACATGCAAAACGCGGCCGTGCTCTCCGTCGCGCTGCTCATGGCGGGAATCGCGGCCTATCACATTCGAAGCGCGCGAACCGACGACGACCGCTTTTGGCGCGCGACGCTCAAAATCGCGCTCGTCGCGCTCATCATCACCGCCCCGCTGCAGGTGCTTCACGGCGACGCGTACGCCCGCCACATCTCGGTGACGCAACCCCAGAAGTTCGCCGCGATGGAGGCGGTTTGGGACACCGCAACCTACGTCCCCGAGTACATCGTCGCCTTCCCGACGTCGTTGAACGACATCCTCAATCCCCGCGCGAAGGACATCTTCGGCATCGGGATTCCGGGCGGAGCGTCGTGGCTCGCCAGCGGCGGCGACGCGCAGGCCGAAATCGTCGGCCTGAACGAGTTCGAAGGGTCGCCCCCGGTGGCAATCGTCTTCTGGTCGTTCCGGTTGATGGTCGCCATGGGCTTCTGGTTCATGCTCCTCGCGTTCTGGGGCGGCTACCGCTGGCGGACGGGCGAACTGTTCGAGGACGGACTCCTCCACAGGGCGTTCGTCTGGACGTCGCTGCTCGGGTTCTTCGCCGTCGAAACCGGCTGGGTCGTCACCGAGGTCGGTCGCCAACCGTGGGTCGTACAGGGCGTGATGAAGACGAGCGCGGGCGTTTCACCGGGGCTTTCGAGCACCGAAGCGACCCTGACGCTGCTCGGATTCGTCGCGGTGTACACCGCTCTGCTGGTCGTGTACGTGTACGTCATCCGTCGGATAATCCGCGGCGGCGCGCCCAAAATCGAACGCGCGCAGCGGGAGGCTCCCGGAAGCGAGGTGGCCGCGGATGATTGA